The following coding sequences lie in one Leptospira stimsonii genomic window:
- a CDS encoding flagellar hook-length control protein FliK, giving the protein MNISGDLSISEFKPQTRITDQPLNASSISGLVGKSSFMDLMKSLQGSAQKGLDETLTGIQNAFSKIETPDIKDKEEVKVVTEQDKAESKKADSVETTSASEEEETVSKEEEIVASEEFSNTSVLPWFLVADAKAEETVDPKIEIEILNELEAEIVSETSVSAGELETLSTSDLVQTLFSKDESNELLSEIAMEEETENSSILPSAEETTIKTIEKDGRGRAEQRTEVSIEKESKFSELESRTVEHSAKDSKEISKNSFQKEPSSKVSEESKTEVAKEIAVDSEKWKISRDKKTDSYLQLKTSGREEIRAAVLNQFSENSSGKSGQDQSSRGGSGDSYSSLVKGATTPNVVGREISGSAKDFSISKESQVLSKKDIQQNFQNLIRSARVQILDNGKTEASIRMNPKDLGQMSLSLSTDKDVVRGKLLVESDFIKQQLTAELANLKQELKANGLELESLVIEVKEREEAFAFNADSEKQKQDSHPFQAAFGDEWNSDFKNSSWEENELSFEENSSEPHGFSEKTEGKTEKLLDLKV; this is encoded by the coding sequence ATGAATATTTCAGGCGATCTTTCCATTTCAGAATTCAAACCTCAAACGCGCATAACGGATCAACCTTTGAATGCGTCTTCCATTTCCGGTTTGGTCGGGAAGAGTTCATTTATGGATCTTATGAAATCGCTTCAAGGTTCCGCTCAAAAAGGTTTGGATGAAACTCTTACCGGTATTCAAAACGCTTTCTCCAAAATCGAAACGCCGGACATAAAAGATAAAGAAGAAGTCAAGGTTGTTACCGAGCAAGACAAAGCCGAATCCAAAAAAGCAGACTCGGTCGAAACAACATCCGCCTCCGAAGAAGAGGAAACCGTTTCGAAAGAGGAAGAGATTGTCGCTTCCGAAGAATTCTCCAATACGTCCGTTCTTCCTTGGTTCCTTGTTGCCGACGCGAAGGCAGAAGAGACGGTTGATCCGAAAATTGAAATAGAAATATTAAACGAACTGGAAGCGGAGATTGTCTCTGAAACTTCGGTTTCAGCTGGGGAATTAGAAACGCTTTCCACTTCCGACTTGGTTCAGACTCTTTTTTCGAAAGACGAAAGTAATGAATTGTTAAGCGAAATCGCAATGGAAGAAGAAACCGAAAATTCTTCCATCCTCCCTTCTGCCGAGGAAACGACGATTAAAACGATTGAGAAGGATGGCCGGGGTAGAGCGGAACAAAGGACGGAAGTCTCGATCGAGAAAGAATCCAAATTCTCCGAACTTGAATCCCGGACAGTCGAACATTCCGCAAAGGATTCCAAAGAGATTTCAAAAAATTCCTTCCAAAAAGAACCTTCTTCGAAAGTTTCCGAAGAGAGTAAAACTGAAGTCGCAAAGGAAATCGCCGTCGATTCCGAAAAATGGAAGATCAGCCGGGATAAAAAAACTGATTCTTATCTTCAATTGAAAACTTCGGGAAGGGAAGAGATTCGAGCGGCCGTTCTCAATCAGTTCTCGGAAAATTCTTCCGGAAAATCGGGACAGGACCAATCCTCTCGCGGAGGATCGGGCGATTCTTATTCTTCTCTTGTAAAAGGTGCAACGACGCCTAACGTAGTGGGGCGCGAAATATCGGGATCCGCAAAGGATTTTTCGATTTCGAAGGAATCACAAGTTCTTTCTAAAAAAGACATTCAACAAAATTTTCAAAACCTCATTCGCTCCGCTAGAGTTCAAATTCTTGATAATGGTAAAACCGAAGCGAGTATTCGTATGAATCCGAAAGACTTGGGTCAGATGTCTCTTTCCCTTTCCACTGACAAGGATGTCGTCAGAGGAAAACTTTTGGTGGAATCCGATTTCATCAAACAACAATTAACCGCCGAACTTGCTAACCTGAAACAGGAACTCAAAGCAAACGGTCTTGAACTAGAATCTCTCGTAATCGAAGTGAAAGAAAGAGAGGAAGCTTTTGCGTTCAACGCAGATTCCGAAAAACAAAAACAGGATTCTCATCCTTTTCAAGCCGCTTTCGGCGACGAATGGAATTCCGATTTCAAAAATTCCTCTTGGGAAGAGAACGAACTTTCCTTTGAAGAAAATTCTTCCGAGCCTCATGGTTTTTCCGAAAAAACCGAAGGGAAAACAGAGAAACTGCTCGATCTGAAAGTATAG
- a CDS encoding flagellar hook capping FlgD N-terminal domain-containing protein has product MPETSGVSQQATRDHYLEGDRSFKIRNHMENLEKEEKNGLKGIEIRSTVKSLGKDDFLKLLITQLSSQDPTNPVKDQDFIAQMAQFSSLEQMNNISTGIQKMGNRQSFSLVGKLVSGPDFVNGESIAGIAGALFFDGEGKTFVRVNGRSIDVEQITLISDPIVLKEQEAAYNQAQAQTMAPAPKTAPNATPAISDNKEMSSDPSTVQPPELKDKTAAEEKPSDWKFPGKDKSNSYE; this is encoded by the coding sequence ATGCCAGAAACATCCGGCGTAAGCCAGCAAGCGACGCGAGATCATTATCTCGAAGGAGACAGAAGTTTCAAAATCCGGAACCACATGGAGAATCTGGAGAAAGAGGAGAAAAACGGTCTCAAAGGAATCGAGATTCGTTCGACAGTCAAGTCTCTTGGTAAGGATGATTTTCTCAAACTTCTCATCACACAACTTTCTTCTCAAGATCCAACCAATCCCGTTAAGGATCAGGATTTTATCGCACAGATGGCGCAATTCTCCTCTCTCGAACAGATGAACAATATCTCCACAGGAATTCAGAAGATGGGAAACCGGCAGAGTTTTTCTCTCGTTGGTAAACTCGTTTCCGGTCCCGACTTCGTAAACGGAGAGAGCATCGCCGGAATCGCCGGAGCTCTCTTTTTTGACGGAGAAGGGAAAACATTCGTTCGAGTCAACGGCAGATCCATCGATGTGGAACAGATCACTCTGATCAGCGATCCGATCGTTCTCAAAGAACAAGAGGCGGCCTATAACCAAGCTCAGGCTCAGACTATGGCTCCGGCTCCGAAAACGGCGCCTAACGCAACACCCGCGATTTCGGATAACAAAGAAATGTCTTCCGATCCTTCAACGGTGCAACCTCCGGAACTCAAAGATAAAACAGCCGCGGAAGAAAAACCATCCGACTGGAAGTTTCCGGGTAAAGATAAAAGCAATTCATACGAATAA
- the flgE gene encoding flagellar hook protein FlgE codes for MMRSLYSGVSGLKNHQVRMDVIGNNISNVNTHGFKTERVTFQDMISQELRGASEPKENIGGVNPQQVGLGSLIAAIDKIMTQGSLQTTGKNTDVAMSGEGFFIVKDGDKQFYTRAGAFNLDKNGYYVNPANGLKVQGWNARLDDKGNKFINSSASIEDIVIPVYSKEPARATSQIDFKSNLNSSVPAVPPDATQEEITAMINDPDPKMRRGHVTTIKTFDDQGIQREFKMELYKVRDNTWKARLSLTDATQLSVDVSGTGGQNTQLPGNTEIELGFTPDGKLVYVSDGTDSMNTGKLNAKVSFRIPGNPAVQNFDLNLGEAGMVDGITQFSSDFTTKAVKQDGYTMGYLESFSIDNSGTVTGVFSNGVRQPLARIATAVFNNPAGLDKAGDTMFAYSMNSGEPNIGEAGVQGRGKINAGLLEMSNVDLSDQFTDMIVTQRGFQANSRTITTSDQMIQEVLGLKR; via the coding sequence ATGATGAGGTCACTCTATTCCGGTGTATCCGGACTTAAAAACCACCAGGTCCGAATGGATGTCATTGGAAATAACATATCTAACGTCAACACTCACGGTTTCAAAACCGAAAGGGTTACGTTTCAAGATATGATTTCTCAGGAACTCCGCGGAGCTTCCGAACCGAAAGAGAATATCGGAGGTGTGAACCCGCAACAAGTCGGTTTAGGATCTTTGATTGCGGCAATCGATAAGATCATGACTCAGGGTTCCCTCCAAACGACCGGGAAGAATACGGACGTTGCAATGTCCGGCGAGGGATTTTTCATCGTCAAGGACGGTGATAAGCAATTTTATACAAGAGCGGGCGCTTTTAACTTGGATAAGAACGGTTATTATGTAAATCCAGCTAACGGCCTTAAGGTGCAGGGTTGGAATGCAAGATTGGACGATAAAGGTAATAAATTTATCAATTCATCCGCTTCCATCGAAGACATCGTGATTCCTGTTTATTCTAAAGAGCCTGCGAGAGCTACTTCTCAGATCGACTTTAAATCCAACTTGAATTCTTCCGTACCTGCTGTTCCTCCGGATGCGACTCAAGAAGAGATCACTGCTATGATCAATGATCCGGATCCGAAGATGAGAAGAGGGCACGTAACGACTATCAAAACGTTCGACGATCAAGGAATTCAAAGAGAATTCAAAATGGAACTTTATAAGGTTCGCGATAATACTTGGAAAGCTCGTCTGAGTCTTACCGATGCGACCCAACTTTCAGTAGATGTTTCCGGAACCGGTGGACAGAACACACAACTTCCGGGAAACACGGAGATCGAACTCGGATTCACTCCGGACGGAAAACTCGTCTACGTTTCCGACGGAACCGATTCGATGAACACCGGTAAGTTGAACGCGAAAGTTTCCTTTCGGATTCCGGGTAATCCCGCAGTTCAAAATTTCGACCTCAATCTTGGCGAAGCGGGAATGGTCGACGGAATCACTCAGTTCTCTTCGGATTTTACTACCAAGGCTGTAAAACAAGACGGATATACCATGGGTTATCTCGAGTCTTTTTCGATCGATAATTCTGGAACGGTTACGGGCGTTTTCTCTAACGGAGTTCGCCAACCGCTCGCGAGAATTGCGACCGCGGTTTTTAATAACCCGGCAGGTTTGGACAAGGCGGGAGATACTATGTTCGCTTATTCTATGAACTCCGGAGAACCTAACATTGGTGAGGCGGGTGTTCAGGGAAGAGGGAAGATCAACGCGGGCCTACTTGAAATGTCTAACGTGGATCTTTCCGATCAGTTCACCGATATGATCGTAACTCAAAGAGGTTTCCAGGCGAATTCAAGAACCATCACCACTTCGGATCAGATGATCCAGGAAGTTTTAGGTCTGAAACGTTAA
- a CDS encoding HD family phosphohydrolase, translating to MSQKFPKYIITDSRSISKRLNPVASRLEVQFLELKEFFESESIRDSIGFINVIFYLTIPTLKEFQRQIHKQFQSNPLILSRFILNDSLDYIDSPDLKIEDDLIFAILPETSSDVILNKTILNAFTQIQMITDQFDLQHKVNTTKYEISKLTRIGISLADEKDFNKLLREIIFSAREIAVADSGSLYLVEKDELGFIKNLRFKISSMDIDTEEFLLPINKSSIAGYVAATGKILNIPDVYDLPEDAEYTFNSNFDVLSNYHTKSMLVVPMKNHRNEVVGVIQLINKKRNFNQKLTVDQMKGKDILPFDDYSAQLVMSVAGQAAVAIQNNNLLQEIETLFEGFVTASVNAIESRDPTTSGHSFRVALLTVGLAETVDQVVDGKYGDIKFSKEQIKEIRYASLLHDFGKVGVREKVLVKSKKLEDYELELIRWRFQYIKKDIESRILQKKTDYLKKHGSPGFADYETSLEFELQVEYQKLDQMFQIVIDSNEPSILEESNFQMLEEIAKVNYSTTSGENLNLISPYEFGFLTIKKGSLDFAERKEIESHVEHTFQFLSKIPWTGDLKLVPSIAHAHHEKLDGTGYPRGLAGDSIPVQSRIMTISDIFDALTDKDRPYKRAVPLERALDILQMEAREKHVDPDLLKIFIEGKVYERLSNSGHLR from the coding sequence ATGAGTCAGAAGTTCCCTAAATACATAATCACGGACTCCCGTTCAATCTCCAAAAGACTCAATCCGGTCGCTTCTCGTTTAGAAGTCCAGTTTTTAGAATTAAAAGAATTCTTTGAATCAGAGTCCATTCGGGATTCTATCGGTTTTATCAACGTCATCTTTTATCTCACGATTCCCACTCTTAAAGAATTTCAGAGACAAATCCATAAACAATTTCAAAGTAATCCCTTGATTCTGAGTCGTTTTATTCTGAACGATAGTTTGGATTATATCGACTCTCCGGATTTAAAAATCGAGGACGATCTGATTTTTGCCATTCTTCCGGAAACTTCTTCTGACGTAATTTTGAATAAGACGATTCTAAACGCCTTTACTCAGATTCAGATGATTACCGATCAGTTCGATCTTCAACACAAGGTCAATACGACGAAGTATGAAATTTCGAAACTTACTCGAATTGGAATCAGCCTGGCGGACGAGAAAGACTTTAATAAACTTCTGAGAGAAATTATTTTTAGCGCGAGAGAGATCGCAGTCGCCGATTCGGGCTCCCTTTACCTTGTAGAAAAGGACGAGCTCGGTTTCATAAAAAATCTTAGATTTAAGATTTCTTCTATGGATATAGATACGGAAGAATTCTTACTTCCGATTAATAAATCGAGTATCGCCGGTTATGTGGCCGCAACCGGGAAAATTTTGAATATTCCGGATGTCTATGATTTACCGGAAGATGCGGAATACACGTTCAACAGCAATTTCGACGTTCTATCCAATTACCACACCAAGTCCATGCTCGTCGTTCCGATGAAAAATCATAGGAACGAGGTCGTAGGGGTGATTCAACTCATCAATAAGAAACGGAACTTCAATCAAAAATTGACCGTCGATCAGATGAAGGGAAAAGATATTCTTCCATTTGACGATTATTCCGCCCAACTAGTCATGAGTGTCGCTGGACAAGCGGCTGTAGCGATTCAAAATAATAATCTCTTACAGGAGATTGAGACTCTCTTTGAAGGTTTTGTCACCGCTTCCGTAAACGCGATCGAATCGAGGGATCCGACTACGAGCGGTCACTCTTTTCGTGTCGCTCTTCTGACCGTTGGGCTCGCAGAGACAGTAGATCAGGTTGTAGACGGTAAATACGGTGATATAAAATTCTCAAAAGAACAAATTAAAGAAATACGTTATGCGTCTTTATTGCACGATTTCGGTAAAGTTGGAGTTCGGGAAAAGGTTTTGGTCAAATCCAAGAAACTGGAAGACTACGAGCTCGAACTGATCCGCTGGAGATTTCAATATATCAAAAAGGATATCGAATCGAGAATTCTACAAAAGAAAACGGACTATCTAAAAAAGCACGGAAGTCCAGGTTTTGCCGATTACGAGACTTCTTTGGAATTCGAACTTCAAGTGGAGTATCAAAAACTCGATCAAATGTTCCAAATCGTTATCGATTCGAACGAGCCTTCAATATTAGAAGAATCTAATTTTCAAATGTTAGAAGAGATCGCAAAAGTGAATTATTCCACGACGAGCGGGGAAAATCTAAATCTAATCTCGCCTTACGAATTCGGTTTCCTTACGATAAAAAAGGGATCTTTGGATTTTGCCGAAAGAAAGGAAATCGAATCTCATGTGGAGCACACATTTCAATTTTTGAGTAAAATTCCCTGGACGGGCGATTTGAAGTTGGTTCCTTCGATTGCGCACGCGCATCATGAGAAGTTGGATGGAACAGGTTATCCTCGAGGTTTGGCCGGTGATTCGATTCCCGTTCAATCAAGAATTATGACGATCTCCGACATTTTTGACGCCCTTACCGATAAGGATCGTCCTTATAAAAGGGCGGTTCCGCTTGAAAGAGCTTTGGATATTCTACAGATGGAAGCTCGCGAAAAACATGTGGATCCCGATCTACTTAAGATCTTTATCGAAGGAAAAGTCTACGAAAGGCTTTCGAATTCCGGACATCTGCGTTAG
- a CDS encoding DUF4345 domain-containing protein → MSISERIVQVSLFLVAFIAMFGGALQMYLGEPMTTPRLDNVHRFMAGIYFSTGIISGWAAWTIRTQTTLVYLLALGVFFAAIGRLISMSVVGLPEPAGLWLGYLIPELLLPPVIVIAQRKSLKQKNPV, encoded by the coding sequence TTGTCTATAAGCGAAAGAATTGTCCAAGTTTCTTTGTTTCTCGTGGCGTTTATCGCAATGTTCGGCGGAGCTTTGCAAATGTATCTTGGTGAGCCGATGACCACTCCTAGACTTGATAACGTTCATCGATTTATGGCAGGCATATATTTTTCGACCGGGATCATAAGCGGATGGGCCGCCTGGACGATAAGAACTCAAACTACACTCGTATATTTACTTGCGTTAGGCGTCTTCTTCGCCGCGATTGGGCGACTTATTTCAATGAGCGTCGTTGGCCTGCCGGAACCGGCTGGACTCTGGCTTGGATATCTTATTCCGGAATTACTGCTTCCCCCCGTCATCGTTATCGCACAACGAAAGAGCCTGAAACAAAAGAATCCTGTATAA
- the murD gene encoding UDP-N-acetylmuramoyl-L-alanine--D-glutamate ligase — protein sequence MKFPESLKGQKTLVLGGGISGNSAMDLLISLGADPILCDRNPPNKSSIVFLSDSIEPSSLPEISLIIKSPGILPTHPILLYAKEKGIPVFSEIDLGRNFFPGKIIGITGTDGKSTTTALTAHLLKKDFSDLREGGNLGIPFTSFCKERISLAVLELSSYQLDDSSPLRLDVSVFLNLAPDHLERHKTMENYFQAKLRIADLQNENHSFIVSEKLKERILNSVEFRCKLLSFGRIPEADAFLDENSLRIKTKKFEYDLSQFHLPGTHNRENLAAAILAAEAIGGKPKSIQSQISLFKGLPHRFQIAGEKNGFSLINDSKSTNLHSMLAGMSTWKEREKTCLILGGRPKQEDPKPLYDFLMEGIGSVILIGEGRPVWEEGIRKLIGEKLFAVETLNDAFEILKNGKSEPVLDEKQNLRIRLENGASISSVVFSPACASFDQYKNFEERGNHFLSLVETFLKTRF from the coding sequence ATGAAATTTCCCGAGTCCCTAAAAGGCCAAAAGACTCTCGTTCTTGGCGGAGGAATCTCCGGAAATTCGGCCATGGATCTTTTGATCTCATTGGGAGCGGATCCAATTCTTTGTGATCGAAATCCTCCCAACAAAAGCTCAATCGTTTTTCTTTCCGATTCTATAGAACCAAGTTCGCTTCCAGAAATTTCTCTGATCATCAAATCGCCGGGAATCCTTCCAACTCATCCGATTCTTCTTTACGCGAAAGAGAAAGGAATTCCGGTTTTTTCGGAAATCGATCTCGGAAGAAATTTCTTTCCTGGAAAAATAATCGGAATCACCGGCACGGATGGGAAGTCGACGACGACGGCGCTCACCGCTCATCTCTTAAAGAAAGATTTTTCGGATCTTAGAGAAGGAGGAAACCTTGGGATTCCGTTCACTTCGTTCTGTAAGGAACGAATCTCCTTGGCTGTTCTCGAACTTTCGAGCTATCAATTAGATGATTCCTCTCCTCTTCGATTGGACGTTTCCGTTTTTTTGAACCTCGCGCCCGATCATTTAGAGAGACACAAAACGATGGAAAATTATTTCCAAGCGAAACTCAGGATCGCCGATCTTCAAAATGAAAATCATTCTTTTATCGTTTCCGAGAAACTCAAAGAGAGAATTTTAAACTCCGTAGAATTTCGTTGCAAACTTCTAAGCTTCGGGAGAATTCCGGAAGCGGATGCGTTTCTCGATGAGAATTCCCTTCGAATCAAAACAAAAAAATTCGAATACGATCTTTCGCAGTTCCATCTTCCTGGAACCCACAATCGAGAGAATCTCGCCGCCGCAATTCTTGCGGCGGAAGCGATCGGAGGAAAACCGAAATCGATTCAATCTCAAATTTCACTCTTCAAAGGTCTTCCGCATCGTTTCCAAATCGCAGGAGAAAAAAACGGCTTTTCGCTTATCAACGATTCTAAATCGACAAATCTTCACAGTATGTTAGCCGGAATGTCCACCTGGAAAGAAAGGGAGAAAACCTGTCTCATTCTTGGAGGAAGGCCAAAACAAGAGGATCCGAAACCGCTTTATGATTTCCTAATGGAAGGAATCGGTTCCGTAATCCTTATCGGAGAAGGTCGTCCCGTTTGGGAGGAAGGAATTCGAAAACTGATCGGAGAGAAACTTTTCGCAGTAGAAACCCTAAACGACGCTTTTGAAATTTTGAAAAATGGAAAATCTGAGCCTGTCTTGGATGAAAAACAAAATCTCCGGATTCGTTTAGAGAACGGAGCCTCTATTTCATCGGTCGTCTTCTCTCCGGCCTGCGCAAGCTTTGATCAATATAAGAATTTTGAGGAAAGAGGAAATCATTTTCTTTCTCTCGTAGAAACCTTTCTCAAAACAAGATTCTAA
- a CDS encoding STAS domain-containing protein, whose translation MLDHKVRDGVLIVYLKGRLDVSIANEVEENLNDLIDNQGHKKVILNMQEVDYMSSSGFRACISTLRKLNSKEGALKICNIKPAVKRIFDVIELTSLFDIRETEDEALKSF comes from the coding sequence TTGCTCGATCACAAAGTACGCGACGGTGTTTTGATTGTTTATCTCAAAGGACGTTTGGACGTTTCCATCGCCAATGAAGTAGAGGAAAATCTGAATGATCTGATCGACAATCAAGGTCATAAAAAAGTAATTCTGAATATGCAGGAAGTGGATTATATGTCTTCGTCCGGATTCAGGGCTTGCATCTCCACTCTTAGAAAACTCAACTCAAAAGAGGGTGCATTAAAAATTTGTAATATCAAACCGGCCGTCAAACGTATCTTTGACGTAATCGAACTTACCTCTCTTTTTGACATTCGCGAAACGGAAGACGAGGCTTTGAAATCTTTCTAA
- a CDS encoding indole-3-glycerol-phosphate synthase has product MSSTQLHRVLREIINTKQNEIKNIQSFDPSPFQGLGLRESLRSRKFSIIAECKKKSPSAGEIRSDYDPVKIASIYEDSGASAISVLTDRDYFGGSLDDLKNVSAKVRIPVLRKDFIIDEIQIREARAYGASAILLIVRILTPEQIKTFLRSASSLGMDSLVEVHTVDEAKLALDCGAEIIGINTRDLDTFQIHKNLVEEVSSFLPPNVVKVGESGVKNRSDLDNFRKLVDAALIGTYFMEKSDIHKAWLDLF; this is encoded by the coding sequence ATGTCCTCTACTCAATTGCACCGGGTTCTCCGGGAAATCATCAACACAAAGCAGAACGAGATTAAAAATATTCAGAGTTTCGATCCGAGTCCTTTTCAAGGACTCGGTCTAAGGGAATCTCTGAGAAGTCGTAAGTTCTCCATCATCGCTGAATGTAAAAAGAAAAGTCCTTCCGCAGGTGAGATCCGATCCGATTACGATCCTGTAAAGATTGCGAGTATTTATGAAGACTCCGGTGCCTCGGCGATTTCCGTTCTTACGGATAGGGATTATTTCGGGGGATCGCTGGATGATCTGAAGAACGTTTCCGCTAAGGTTAGGATTCCCGTTCTAAGGAAAGATTTTATCATCGATGAGATTCAGATTCGAGAAGCACGAGCTTACGGTGCTTCTGCGATTCTTCTCATCGTTAGAATTTTGACTCCGGAGCAGATCAAAACATTTTTACGATCCGCGTCTTCTCTGGGAATGGACAGCCTCGTGGAGGTCCATACAGTCGACGAAGCTAAATTAGCCTTGGACTGCGGGGCAGAAATTATCGGAATCAATACAAGAGACTTGGATACATTTCAAATTCATAAGAATCTTGTGGAAGAAGTTTCCTCATTCTTGCCACCTAATGTGGTTAAGGTGGGCGAATCCGGTGTGAAGAATCGTTCCGATCTGGACAACTTCCGAAAACTTGTGGACGCGGCTTTGATCGGAACCTATTTCATGGAGAAGTCGGATATTCACAAAGCTTGGCTCGATCTATTTTAA
- the rlmN gene encoding 23S rRNA (adenine(2503)-C(2))-methyltransferase RlmN has translation MTQETLGEVQTGKIPLKGRTLKELSDIMSSLGEKSFRAKQIYHGLYVNRYESWEQFTTFSKALKEKLEELCSLTRLHVAKHLKSVDGTQKFTFTSEPNNGKEFEAVWIPFGDGGRKTICISSQVGCTLNCKFCATAKLEFQGNLKAHEIVDQILQVEKIVGDRATNVVFMGMGEPFHNYFNVIRAASILHDPDALNLGAKKITISTSGVVNGIRRFIENKEPYNFAISLNHPDPNGRKEIMDIEEKFALPELIQAAKDFTRELNRRITFEYVMIPGVNMGQENANKLIKIARSMDCKINVIPLNTEFFGWRRPTRNEVEEFTALLEPAGVPILNRRSPGKDIFGACGMLASKS, from the coding sequence ATGACACAAGAGACGCTCGGAGAAGTTCAGACAGGAAAAATTCCTTTGAAGGGTAGAACCTTGAAGGAGCTCTCGGATATCATGTCGTCTCTTGGTGAAAAATCTTTTCGTGCTAAGCAGATCTATCATGGTCTCTATGTAAATCGTTACGAATCCTGGGAACAGTTCACAACATTCTCCAAAGCTCTTAAAGAAAAATTGGAAGAGCTCTGCTCCCTCACTCGTCTTCACGTTGCCAAACATCTCAAGTCAGTAGACGGAACTCAAAAATTTACGTTTACTTCGGAACCGAACAACGGAAAAGAATTCGAAGCCGTTTGGATTCCATTCGGGGACGGAGGAAGAAAGACGATTTGTATCTCTTCTCAAGTGGGTTGTACTCTCAATTGTAAATTCTGCGCGACAGCAAAATTGGAGTTTCAGGGAAATCTCAAGGCTCACGAGATCGTAGATCAGATTCTCCAAGTCGAAAAAATCGTAGGCGATAGAGCGACTAACGTTGTTTTTATGGGAATGGGCGAGCCCTTTCACAACTATTTCAACGTGATCCGTGCGGCTTCCATCCTTCATGATCCGGACGCTCTCAATCTGGGCGCTAAAAAAATCACGATCTCCACTTCGGGGGTCGTCAACGGTATCAGACGTTTTATCGAGAACAAAGAGCCATACAACTTTGCGATCTCCCTCAATCATCCGGACCCGAACGGAAGAAAAGAGATCATGGATATCGAGGAAAAATTCGCACTTCCCGAGCTCATCCAAGCCGCCAAGGATTTTACGAGAGAATTGAATCGAAGAATCACCTTCGAATACGTTATGATTCCCGGCGTGAACATGGGACAAGAGAACGCAAACAAACTCATAAAGATCGCGAGATCCATGGATTGTAAGATCAACGTCATTCCTCTCAATACGGAGTTTTTCGGTTGGAGAAGGCCGACGAGAAACGAAGTCGAAGAGTTTACCGCGCTCTTGGAACCGGCCGGCGTTCCGATCCTCAACCGAAGATCACCAGGAAAAGATATTTTCGGGGCCTGTGGAATGCTCGCCTCAAAAAGTTGA
- a CDS encoding Cys-rich protein, protein MNPRRILLFLLLTILPFVSCQEYVQQKCSSACKFFVQCAVTTFKDVKVTELEKNQAMIDCESGCIREQSFVLPCFESETTCKGFNTCVLESGFMD, encoded by the coding sequence ATGAATCCGAGAAGAATTCTTCTTTTCCTCTTATTAACGATCTTACCTTTCGTTTCCTGTCAGGAATACGTTCAGCAAAAATGCAGTTCAGCCTGTAAGTTCTTCGTCCAGTGCGCCGTGACCACGTTTAAGGACGTGAAGGTGACCGAGTTGGAAAAAAATCAGGCGATGATCGACTGTGAGAGCGGTTGTATCCGAGAACAGAGTTTTGTTCTTCCCTGTTTCGAATCCGAAACTACATGCAAAGGTTTTAATACCTGTGTCCTCGAATCCGGATTTATGGATTAA